One genomic segment of Brassica napus cultivar Da-Ae chromosome A3, Da-Ae, whole genome shotgun sequence includes these proteins:
- the LOC106388328 gene encoding basic endochitinase CHB4 precursor, producing MALTKLSLVLFLCFLGLYSETVKSQNCGCAPNLCCSQFGYCGSTDAYCGTGCRSGPCRSPGGTPSPPGGGSVGSIVTQAFFNGIINQAGGGCAGKNFYTRDSFINAANTFPNFANSVTRREIATMFAHFTHETGHFCYIEEINGASRDYCDENNRQYPCAPGKGYFGRGPIQLSWNYNYGACGQSLNLNLLGQPELVSSNPTVAFRTGLWFWMNSVRPVLNQGFGATIRAINGMECNGGNSGAVNARIRYYRDYCGQLGVDPGPNLSC from the exons ATGGCTCTCACAAAATTATCCTTGGTTCTTTTTCTTTGCTTCTTAGGTTTATACTCAGAAACCGTCAAGTCTCAAAACTGCGGTTGTGCCCCAAACCTGTGTTGCAGTCAGTTCGGTTACTGCGGTTCCACCGACGCTTATTGTGGTACTGGTTGCCGATCAGGCCCTTGCAGAAGCCCTGGTGGAACCCCTTCTCCCCCTGGTGGTGGATCAGTTGGTAGCATTGTGACACAAGCTTTCTTTAACGGTATTATCAATCAAGCCGGTGGTGGTTGCGCCGGGAAGAATTTCTACACCCGTGATTCTTTCATTAACGCCGCAAATACTTTCCCAAACTTTGCCAATTCGGTTACTAGACGTGAAATTGCAACCATGTTTGCTCATTTCACCCACGAGACTGGAC ATTTCTGCTACATAGAAGAAATAAACGGAGCTTCACGTGACTACTGCGACGAGAACAACAGGCAGTACCCATGTGCACCAGGCAAAGGCTACTTCGGTCGTGGTCCGATTCAACTATCATGGAACTACAACTACGGAGCTTGTGGCCAGAGTCTCAACCTTAACCTCTTAGGCCAGCCCGAGCTAGTGAGTAGCAACCCAACTGTCGCTTTCAGGACGGGTCTGTGGTTTTGGATGAATAGCGTAAGACCGGTACTAAACCAAGGGTTTGGAGCCACCATTAGAGCCATCAATGGAATGGAGTGTAACGGTGGGAACTCAGGTGCGGTCAATGCAAGGATTAGGTACTATAGAGACTATTGTGGACAGCTTGGTGTGGATCCTGGTCCTAACCTTAGCTGCTAA
- the LOC111215094 gene encoding endochitinase At2g43580 isoform X2, with protein sequence MVSKKISLTLLLSLLSFYSEIVKSQNCNCPPNVCCSQFGYCGTTAAHCSPTCRSGPCRGSGTSSGADAVGNIVTQGFFDGIINQADFCYIEEINGASRSFCDQSNRQYPCAPGKSYHGRGPLLLSWNYNYGPCGQSLGLDLLLQPELVSSNPVVAFRAAMWFWMKSVRPVLNQGFGATIRAISSLECNGRNLGAVNARIRYYRDYCGQLGVDSGANVTC encoded by the exons ATGGTTTCCAAAAAAATCTCCTTAACCCTTCTCCTCTCCCTCTTAAGTTTCTACTCTGAAATCGTCAAGTCTCAAAACTGTAACTGCCCCCCAAACGTCTGTTGCAGTCAGTTCGGTTATTGCGGTACCACAGCCGCTCACTGTAGTCCTACATGCCGATCAGGTCCTTGTAGAGGCAGTGGAACCTCATCTGGTGCTGATGCTGTTGGTAACATTGTGACACAAGGATTCTTTGACGGCATCATTAACCAAGCCG ACTTCTGCTATATAGAGGAGATAAACGGAGCGTCACGTTCATTTTGCGACCAGAGCAACAGGCAATATCCATGTGCACCGGGAAAGAGCTACCATGGTCGTGGTCCGCTCCTACTATCATGGAACTATAACTACGGACCGTGTGGCCAGAGTCTCGGCCTCGACCTTTTACTCCAGCCTGAGCTGGTCAGTAGTAACCCAGTTGTGGCCTTCAGGGCGGCTATGTGGTTTTGGATGAAGAGCGTGAGGCCTGTGCTGAACCAGGGATTTGGAGCCACCATAAGAGCTATCAGCAGTTTGGAGTGTAACGGTAGGAACTTAGGTGCAGTAAATGCAAGGATTAGGTACTATAGAGACTATTGTGGGCAGCTTGGTGTAGATTCTGGTGCCAATGTCACTTGTTGA
- the LOC106388327 gene encoding endochitinase CHI yields MANNAKSTTKKHPLVLLTTLSVLILTVSKPVTSQNCGCASDFCCSKWGYCGQTEDYCGDGCREGPCQGGGGGNNGGGGGDAVSLEETVTPEFFNSIISQARDGCAGKGFYSHNAFIAAANSYPSFGSSISKREIAAFFAHVTHETEFMCYIEEIDGPAKAEDYCDKENTDFPCAPGKGYYGRGPIQLSWNYNYGQCGRDLNENILASPEKVAQDPALAFKTAFWFWTTNVKGKFNQGFGATIRAINGMECSGRNPATVEKRIGYFRDYCGKLGVEPGDNLSC; encoded by the exons ATGGCGAATAACGCCAAATCCACAACAAAAAAACACCCATTAGTCCTTCTCACAACTCTCTCTGTCTTGATCCTAACCGTTTCCAAACCAGTGACCTCCCAAAACTGCGGGTGTGCCTCTGACTTCTGCTGCAGCAAATGGGGTTACTGTGGTCAGACAGAGGACTACTGCGGCGACGGCTGTCGTGAAGGCCCTTGCCAAGGCGGCGGTGGCGGAAACAATGGCGGTGGAGGCGGAGACGCCGTTTCGCTTGAAGAAACGGTGACACCAGAATTCTTTAACTCTATAATAAGCCAAGCAAGAGATGGTTGTGCAGGTAAAGGGTTTTACTCTCACAACGCCTTCATTGCCGCAGCTAACTCCTATCCGAGCTTCGGTTCTTCCATATCAAAACGAGAGATCGCTGCGTTCTTTGCTCACGTCACTCATGAAACAGAAT TCATGTGCTACATTGAGGAAATAGATGGACCTGCCAAGGCTGAAGACTATTGCGACAAAGAGAACACAGACTTCCCATGTGCACCAGGAAAGGGCTACTATGGTCGTGGTCCGATCCAGCTCTCCTGGAACTACAACTACGGTCAATGTGGCAGGGACCTAAACGAGAACATATTGGCTTCCCCAGAGAAAGTGGCTCAAGACCCAGCTCTTGCTTTCAAAACCGCTTTCTGGTTCTGGACCACTAATGTTAAGGGGAAATTTAACCAGGGCTTTGGAGCGACCATTAGAGCTATAAATGGTATGGAGTGTAGCGGAAGAAATCCTGCAACGGTCGAGAAAAGGATTGGATATTTCCGTGACTATTGTGGTAAGCTTGGAGTTGAACCTGGAGATAACCTCTCTTGTTAA
- the LOC111215388 gene encoding defensin-like protein 193 isoform X2: protein MMAMATKSVSSFAILFILFLVIIELPETKAQDRKCLQEYGGDVGFRFCAPLIYPSFCYRRCRENKGAKGGRCQSGAAGAGSMKCLCDFCSDKP from the exons atgatggcCATGGCAACTAAGTCAGTTTCTTCCTTCGCCATACTTTTCATCCTCTTTCTAGTTATCATAG AGTTGCCGGAGACAAAAGCACAGGATAGAAAATGTCTTCAAGAATACGGCGGCGACGTGGGTTTCCGTTTCTGTGCGCCTCTGATATATCCGTCGTTTTGTTATCGAAGATGCCGTGAGAACAAGGGAGCCAAAGGTGGAAGATGCCAATCAGGAGCGGCCGGCGCTGGTAGTATGAAGTGCTTATGCGATTTCTGCAGCGACAAGCCTTAA
- the LOC106386368 gene encoding defensin-like protein 2, producing the protein MAMTTKSVSSLAIFFILCLVIFEVPETEAQDRKCLKEYGGDVGFSFCAPRIYPSFCYQRCRQNKGAKGGKCRSEAGTGMKCLCDFCSNTP; encoded by the exons atggCCATGACAACGAAGTCAGTTTCTTCCCTCGCCATATTTTTCATCCTCTGTCTGGTTATCTTTG AAGTGCCCGAGACAGAAGCGCAGGATAGAAAATGTCTTAAAGAATACGGAGGCGACGTGGGTTTCAGCTTCTGCGCGCCTCGGATATATCCGTCGTTCTGTTATCAGAGATGCCGTCAGAACAAGGGAGCGAAAGGTGGAAAATGCCGTTCAGAGGCCGGCACTGGTATGAAATGCTTATGCGATTTCTGCAGCAACACGCCTTAA
- the LOC111215094 gene encoding endochitinase At2g43580 isoform X1 — translation MVSKKISLTLLLSLLSFYSEIVKSQNCNCPPNVCCSQFGYCGTTAAHCSPTCRSGPCRGSGTSSGADAVGNIVTQGFFDGIINQAGNGCAGKRFYTRDSFINATTTFPSFANSITKREIATMFAHFTYQTGHFCYIEEINGASRSFCDQSNRQYPCAPGKSYHGRGPLLLSWNYNYGPCGQSLGLDLLLQPELVSSNPVVAFRAAMWFWMKSVRPVLNQGFGATIRAISSLECNGRNLGAVNARIRYYRDYCGQLGVDSGANVTC, via the exons ATGGTTTCCAAAAAAATCTCCTTAACCCTTCTCCTCTCCCTCTTAAGTTTCTACTCTGAAATCGTCAAGTCTCAAAACTGTAACTGCCCCCCAAACGTCTGTTGCAGTCAGTTCGGTTATTGCGGTACCACAGCCGCTCACTGTAGTCCTACATGCCGATCAGGTCCTTGTAGAGGCAGTGGAACCTCATCTGGTGCTGATGCTGTTGGTAACATTGTGACACAAGGATTCTTTGACGGCATCATTAACCAAGCCGGTAATGGTTGCGCCGGAAAAAGATTCTATACCCGTGACTCTTTCATTAACGCCACCACTACTTTCCCTAGCTTTGCTAATTCTATTACTAAGCGTGAAATTGCAACCATGTTTGCTCATTTCACTTACCAGACTGGAC ACTTCTGCTATATAGAGGAGATAAACGGAGCGTCACGTTCATTTTGCGACCAGAGCAACAGGCAATATCCATGTGCACCGGGAAAGAGCTACCATGGTCGTGGTCCGCTCCTACTATCATGGAACTATAACTACGGACCGTGTGGCCAGAGTCTCGGCCTCGACCTTTTACTCCAGCCTGAGCTGGTCAGTAGTAACCCAGTTGTGGCCTTCAGGGCGGCTATGTGGTTTTGGATGAAGAGCGTGAGGCCTGTGCTGAACCAGGGATTTGGAGCCACCATAAGAGCTATCAGCAGTTTGGAGTGTAACGGTAGGAACTTAGGTGCAGTAAATGCAAGGATTAGGTACTATAGAGACTATTGTGGGCAGCTTGGTGTAGATTCTGGTGCCAATGTCACTTGTTGA
- the LOC111215388 gene encoding defensin-like protein 193 isoform X1, translating to MMAMATKSVSSFAILFILFLVIIAELPETKAQDRKCLQEYGGDVGFRFCAPLIYPSFCYRRCRENKGAKGGRCQSGAAGAGSMKCLCDFCSDKP from the exons atgatggcCATGGCAACTAAGTCAGTTTCTTCCTTCGCCATACTTTTCATCCTCTTTCTAGTTATCATAG CAGAGTTGCCGGAGACAAAAGCACAGGATAGAAAATGTCTTCAAGAATACGGCGGCGACGTGGGTTTCCGTTTCTGTGCGCCTCTGATATATCCGTCGTTTTGTTATCGAAGATGCCGTGAGAACAAGGGAGCCAAAGGTGGAAGATGCCAATCAGGAGCGGCCGGCGCTGGTAGTATGAAGTGCTTATGCGATTTCTGCAGCGACAAGCCTTAA